A region of Veillonellaceae bacterium DNA encodes the following proteins:
- a CDS encoding EAL domain-containing protein, with amino-acid sequence MDKSLYTLDFMRHTYENFPIGVFVYRDDEQGEIVYTNPRMLALCDCKNERGFHELTGGSLFGMIHKNRTLLLDDIKDQLHASKDRFTLNCMIVTANRSCRPVELAGHVEDEKTGSHLIHVFVINEKGRLPSYEVDPVTGLPGMRRFIAAAHEVVRENAQKSSPDRLYLLFFNISHFKMFNVNYGITAGDKFLKMMGESIRQVFSDSFISRFDVDHFMVLAEGGDIDRRLKEVHDMILRIRPSAKVECKIGVYELHGETLNPDLALASVKIACDSIRNTPDTFYAYYTDSMGKSLTVREYVTKNIDEAIEKEYIKAYFQPVVRTISKTLCGMEALARWNDPIKGFLMPCDFITALEDSREIYKLDLEIIRQVCRNIALCKRSGEAIVPVSVNLSRLDFLCCDIFKEIEDLTARYRVPKELLHIEVTESVFMGGETVIWKTLKKFRAAGYEVWMDDFGSGYSSLNLLKDYKFDVLKIDMAFLSSPSKRARNILSSVVAMTKTIGGRSLAEGVETKEQFEFLKKAGCEEVQGYYFGKPAPYEETIRHCMDTGIKIESRAMRLYYEALSKVDFQNDKAPGVAEYDGKTIRLLYTKDEHLKKIMTPGCIELGNRESIGNARRMEFASAFRELAEKVLKSGHREEVSCIISNKPKILSGACIVHNNGTYAFSIKLNNLVENTPGDTDRAGQTHFDRILQNVYSVYDNITLLDLAKRTSMNLAGRGETRGKLSKTGDLEQDHVIYSETCIYPADYERYLAFTDANTLSQRVEAEGHTGLSSFFRTKDKDGTYPWKMHTIIPVSRTGASKILYCVKGLSGDCAKMVGTAQEDIEERALEAYAERGVESKDVLWKSLMNFSDVACFWKDREHRIRGINSKFMKSFGLSSEKDVIGKTSDEMGWIINEYSWKRSEDDVLISGRCIRNEMVDCVLQGTLKRIIYTEIPIYDEGEIIGILGWFIEEEQIEKSRENLKLTVTDPVTELLNSRGLLESMMTYSEMYQHYNVDYVMLFIFVPQYNQMLASYGKEMADELLREITSRINSVFGRSGPVGRINGGEFILLFHYEDQGAVSDMSRKLKEEISHIDHVENIPCKKIFHVKWMQIH; translated from the coding sequence ATGGATAAATCGTTATATACGCTGGACTTCATGAGACATACTTATGAAAACTTCCCTATTGGCGTCTTTGTATACAGAGATGATGAACAGGGAGAAATTGTCTATACGAACCCCCGAATGCTGGCTCTATGCGATTGTAAAAATGAAAGAGGATTCCATGAACTGACAGGCGGGTCTCTTTTTGGCATGATCCATAAGAACCGGACCTTGCTGCTGGATGATATAAAGGATCAGCTGCATGCAAGTAAAGACCGTTTCACATTGAACTGCATGATCGTGACAGCAAACAGAAGCTGCCGGCCTGTGGAACTGGCAGGGCATGTAGAGGATGAAAAGACGGGAAGCCATCTGATTCATGTCTTTGTCATCAATGAAAAAGGCAGACTGCCTTCTTATGAGGTCGATCCTGTAACGGGACTTCCTGGCATGAGACGCTTCATTGCTGCAGCTCACGAAGTTGTCAGGGAAAATGCGCAAAAAAGCAGTCCTGACAGATTGTACCTGCTGTTCTTCAATATTTCCCATTTCAAAATGTTCAATGTCAATTACGGCATTACTGCAGGAGATAAGTTCCTGAAGATGATGGGGGAGAGCATCCGCCAGGTCTTTTCGGATTCATTCATTTCCCGTTTCGACGTGGATCATTTCATGGTCCTTGCTGAAGGCGGGGATATAGACAGGCGGCTGAAGGAAGTGCATGATATGATCCTTCGTATCAGGCCGTCCGCCAAGGTGGAATGCAAGATTGGCGTATATGAACTGCATGGAGAAACGCTGAATCCTGATCTGGCACTGGCCAGTGTCAAGATTGCCTGTGACAGTATCCGCAATACACCGGACACCTTTTATGCATATTACACGGATTCCATGGGAAAGAGTCTGACTGTCCGCGAATATGTGACCAAGAATATTGATGAAGCCATAGAGAAGGAATACATAAAGGCATACTTCCAGCCAGTCGTAAGAACGATTTCGAAAACGTTATGCGGCATGGAAGCACTTGCCCGCTGGAATGATCCTATAAAGGGATTCTTAATGCCATGCGACTTTATCACCGCGTTGGAAGACAGCCGGGAAATTTACAAGCTTGATTTGGAGATTATTCGGCAGGTGTGCAGGAATATTGCGCTTTGCAAGAGAAGCGGAGAGGCTATTGTTCCTGTTTCGGTCAATCTTTCGCGCCTCGATTTTCTTTGCTGCGATATTTTTAAGGAAATAGAGGATTTGACAGCCAGATACAGAGTTCCAAAGGAACTTTTGCACATCGAAGTCACGGAAAGCGTTTTTATGGGCGGGGAAACCGTCATCTGGAAGACTCTGAAAAAATTCCGCGCGGCTGGTTATGAAGTCTGGATGGATGATTTCGGAAGCGGTTACTCCTCGCTCAATCTTCTGAAAGACTATAAGTTTGACGTGCTTAAAATCGATATGGCATTTCTATCAAGCCCGAGTAAAAGGGCCAGAAATATTCTGTCATCCGTTGTAGCTATGACGAAAACTATCGGCGGGAGGAGTCTGGCAGAGGGCGTAGAGACAAAGGAGCAGTTTGAATTCTTGAAAAAGGCGGGCTGCGAAGAAGTACAAGGATATTATTTTGGAAAACCGGCTCCCTACGAAGAAACGATCCGTCACTGCATGGATACGGGAATCAAAATTGAAAGCCGCGCTATGCGTCTTTACTATGAGGCTTTGAGCAAGGTTGATTTTCAGAACGATAAAGCACCTGGTGTCGCTGAATACGATGGAAAGACAATTCGTCTTTTATATACCAAGGATGAACATCTGAAAAAGATTATGACGCCCGGCTGCATAGAGCTTGGCAATAGGGAAAGCATTGGAAATGCAAGGCGGATGGAATTTGCCAGTGCATTCAGGGAACTGGCTGAAAAAGTACTGAAAAGCGGGCATCGTGAAGAAGTTTCCTGCATCATCAGCAATAAGCCGAAGATTCTTTCAGGAGCCTGCATTGTTCATAATAATGGAACGTATGCATTTTCTATCAAATTAAATAATCTGGTAGAAAATACTCCGGGAGATACAGACAGAGCCGGACAGACGCATTTTGACCGCATTCTTCAGAATGTGTATTCCGTCTACGACAATATAACGCTTTTGGATCTGGCAAAAAGGACTTCAATGAACTTGGCCGGCCGGGGAGAAACGAGAGGAAAACTGTCAAAGACGGGTGATCTGGAACAGGATCATGTTATTTACTCCGAGACCTGTATCTATCCTGCTGATTATGAAAGATATCTGGCTTTTACAGATGCAAATACACTTTCGCAAAGGGTGGAGGCGGAAGGGCATACCGGCCTTTCCTCTTTCTTCCGGACTAAAGACAAGGATGGTACATATCCCTGGAAGATGCACACCATCATACCGGTATCCCGCACGGGCGCTTCAAAGATACTTTACTGTGTGAAGGGGCTGTCTGGGGACTGTGCGAAGATGGTAGGCACAGCGCAGGAAGATATCGAAGAAAGAGCGCTTGAAGCGTATGCTGAAAGAGGTGTCGAGAGCAAGGATGTCCTCTGGAAGAGCCTGATGAATTTCTCAGACGTTGCCTGTTTCTGGAAGGACAGGGAGCACCGGATCCGCGGAATCAATTCGAAGTTCATGAAATCTTTCGGACTCAGCTCAGAAAAGGACGTCATTGGAAAGACGTCAGATGAGATGGGCTGGATCATCAATGAATATTCATGGAAACGTTCAGAGGATGATGTGCTTATTTCCGGCCGCTGCATCAGGAACGAAATGGTTGACTGCGTACTTCAGGGAACGCTGAAAAGAATTATTTATACAGAGATTCCTATTTATGATGAAGGGGAAATCATAGGGATTTTAGGTTGGTTCATTGAGGAAGAGCAGATAGAAAAGAGCCGTGAGAATCTAAAGCTTACAGTAACAGATCCGGTCACGGAACTTTTGAATTCAAGAGGTTTGCTCGAGTCCATGATGACGTATTCGGAAATGTATCAGCATTATAATGTGGACTACGTCATGCTCTTTATCTTTGTTCCCCAGTATAATCAAATGCTGGCATCTTACGGGAAAGAGATGGCAGATGAACTTTTAAGAGAAATTACTTCAAGAATCAATTCAGTCTTCGGCAGAAGCGGACCAGTCGGAAGGATCAATGGAGGAGAGTTTATCCTTCTCTTCCATTATGAGGACCAGGGTGCTGTTTCGGATATGAGCCGGAAATTGAAAGAAGAAATTTCCCATATCGATCATGTGGAAAATATTCCATGCAAAAAAATATTCCATGTAAAGTGGATGCAAATACACTGA
- a CDS encoding DUF192 domain-containing protein, protein MLEYWTFSKEDFPCVQIQVERADTWLGRFCGLMMRKPLPQGSGLLLVSTNSIHMCFMRFAIDAVYLDQDNTIVKIVRNLHPWIGISACFHAASVIEMLSGEAERMHLETGMKGKCSEKINSK, encoded by the coding sequence ATGCTCGAATATTGGACTTTTAGCAAGGAAGATTTTCCATGCGTTCAGATTCAGGTGGAAAGGGCTGATACGTGGCTTGGCCGTTTCTGCGGGCTTATGATGAGAAAACCGCTTCCTCAAGGAAGCGGGCTTCTTCTTGTTTCAACAAACAGCATTCATATGTGCTTTATGCGCTTTGCTATTGATGCGGTTTATCTTGATCAGGATAATACCATTGTGAAAATAGTAAGGAATCTCCATCCCTGGATAGGAATTTCAGCCTGCTTCCATGCCGCATCAGTCATAGAGATGCTTTCCGGCGAGGCGGAAAGGATGCATTTAGAAACTGGTATGAAAGGCAAATGCAGTGAGAAAATAAATAGTAAGTAA
- a CDS encoding type II secretion system F family protein, whose product MDLLSISVQAGLSFDGALKKVVDRMDGPLIDEFRWMLQDIRMGMTRARSMKFMANRCDVQDIYLFVMSVTQSEKLGASMSDTLKIQADNMRNIRRQRARATAMKAPVKMVFPLVLCIFPSIFVVVLLPSLLSIKQAMG is encoded by the coding sequence TTGGATTTACTTTCCATTTCGGTGCAGGCAGGACTTTCCTTTGACGGAGCTTTAAAGAAGGTCGTTGACCGTATGGACGGGCCGCTCATTGATGAATTCCGCTGGATGCTTCAGGATATACGTATGGGTATGACACGCGCTCGTTCCATGAAATTTATGGCTAACCGCTGCGATGTGCAGGATATTTACCTCTTCGTTATGTCAGTTACCCAGTCGGAAAAGCTGGGGGCATCTATGTCAGATACCTTGAAAATTCAGGCAGATAATATGAGAAATATCAGGAGACAGAGAGCTAGAGCCACGGCAATGAAGGCACCTGTCAAGATGGTTTTCCCACTAGTACTTTGCATATTCCCATCGATTTTCGTTGTTGTACTATTACCATCCTTATTATCAATCAAGCAGGCAATGGGGTGA
- a CDS encoding CpaF family protein → MVTLLERLGKKENKKEGKIFAGRADKVVEQGYQDLKIAVHRRIVDEMTSEQQQLFEGTNHSRQEVEALISTYVERVLSENPFAVPRGERARLVSDICDEILGLGPIEPLLKDNSVTEVMVNGPKQVYVEQMGKLHLTSAQFHDNAHLMSIVEKIVAPLGRHIDEASPLVDARLPDGSRVNIIIPPLSLVGPCITIRKFSQTPLSIEDLVSFGSLSEDMARFLRGCVKAKLNIMVSGGTGSGKTTTLNVLSSFIPSDERIVTIEDAAELRLEQPHVVTLEARPANIEGKGAITIRDLVKNSLRMRPDRIIVGEVRGGEALDMLQAMNTGHDGSLTTAHANSPRDILSRLETMVLMSGLELPVRAIRDQISSALDLIVHQSRIQDGSRKITYITEVQKMEGDVIVLQDLYRYRQTGFDDSGKALGVFEPTGLQPQFLSKFKAHNVELPRDLMQAGSMHFPEEGE, encoded by the coding sequence ATGGTGACACTGCTTGAGCGTCTTGGGAAAAAGGAAAATAAAAAGGAAGGCAAAATTTTTGCCGGCCGCGCAGATAAGGTTGTTGAACAGGGATATCAGGACCTGAAGATTGCGGTACATCGCAGGATCGTCGATGAAATGACCTCTGAACAGCAGCAGCTCTTTGAAGGAACGAATCACAGCCGTCAGGAAGTGGAAGCTCTGATTTCCACTTATGTAGAAAGAGTTCTGAGTGAAAACCCGTTTGCGGTACCGCGTGGTGAGCGAGCGCGCCTTGTATCTGATATCTGTGATGAAATCCTGGGTCTTGGACCGATTGAACCTCTTCTGAAAGATAACTCCGTCACAGAAGTCATGGTTAATGGGCCGAAACAGGTGTATGTGGAACAGATGGGGAAGCTCCATCTGACTAGTGCACAGTTCCATGATAATGCTCATTTGATGTCTATTGTAGAAAAAATCGTAGCCCCATTAGGGCGTCATATTGATGAGGCATCTCCATTGGTCGACGCCAGACTTCCTGATGGATCGCGTGTCAATATCATTATTCCACCTTTGTCTTTGGTAGGCCCCTGTATTACGATTCGTAAGTTTTCACAGACGCCTCTATCAATTGAAGATCTCGTTTCATTTGGTTCGCTTTCGGAAGATATGGCTCGTTTCCTCCGTGGATGCGTCAAAGCCAAGCTGAATATTATGGTTAGCGGTGGTACTGGTTCCGGTAAGACAACGACACTGAATGTCCTGTCTTCTTTTATTCCTTCCGATGAACGTATTGTAACAATCGAAGATGCAGCAGAACTCCGCCTGGAGCAGCCGCATGTCGTAACTCTTGAAGCCAGGCCGGCTAACATTGAAGGGAAAGGCGCCATTACGATCCGCGATCTTGTAAAAAATTCCCTACGTATGCGCCCTGACCGTATTATTGTAGGCGAAGTCCGCGGCGGTGAAGCACTCGATATGCTGCAGGCCATGAATACAGGTCATGATGGATCCCTGACGACAGCGCATGCGAACAGCCCTAGAGATATTCTAAGCCGTCTGGAAACAATGGTGCTGATGTCCGGCCTGGAACTTCCGGTCCGCGCAATACGTGACCAGATTTCTTCCGCGCTTGATTTGATTGTCCACCAATCCCGTATTCAGGATGGTTCCAGAAAAATTACATATATCACAGAAGTCCAGAAAATGGAAGGGGACGTTATCGTCCTGCAGGATTTGTATCGTTATCGGCAGACAGGATTTGATGATAGCGGTAAAGCACTGGGGGTCTTTGAACCGACCGGACTTCAGCCTCAGTTCCTTTCTAAGTTTAAAGCTCATAATGTGGAGCTTCCGAGAGATCTGATGCAGGCTGGTTCCATGCATTTCCCAGAGGAGGGTGAATGA
- a CDS encoding pilus assembly protein, whose amino-acid sequence MNKERGQMLVEFALLLPLFLVLLFGIMYCGFMYGDYLTLSNMARSAAREAVITIPASGDDTEILAYDSLEDRYRQTIEDTHMTTNLYTFKDIQIDNTGTSPADGAPPDSIHVRIDTILNKQYAFVNLLTGLGVGIPESYSINYYMYDENGASSSSSS is encoded by the coding sequence ATGAACAAAGAAAGAGGCCAAATGCTTGTAGAATTTGCGTTGCTCCTTCCGCTTTTTTTAGTACTTCTTTTTGGGATTATGTACTGTGGCTTTATGTATGGAGACTATCTGACACTGAGTAATATGGCGAGATCCGCAGCGCGAGAAGCTGTCATTACAATTCCGGCATCTGGAGATGATACAGAAATATTAGCGTACGATTCACTTGAAGACCGCTATCGCCAGACAATCGAAGATACTCATATGACAACGAATCTGTATACATTCAAAGATATACAGATTGATAATACAGGAACATCGCCTGCTGATGGTGCACCGCCGGATTCTATTCATGTTCGCATTGATACGATCCTGAATAAACAGTATGCATTTGTCAATCTGCTGACCGGGTTGGGTGTTGGGATTCCTGAGAGCTATAGCATCAATTATTATATGTATGATGAAAATGGAGCGTCTTCGTCTTCTTCAAGCTAA
- a CDS encoding type II secretion system F family protein: protein MILLISLLCSFLVFIMIFFSSMHLLKKTTRVSDRVRFYTGYAPEEEEKQEKNELKTRLRKAFRKRLRETAPKKNAMNLNLLMDRAGLPILGSEFLIMSNGAAVIGFIIGFLLFSNVISGLVLSLIVLSCAWGYVRYLASRNSKKFTGQLSDCLTLLANALRAGFSFLQAMEILSREMQPPMSTEFARVLRETNLGKPLEQALQQMDERVDNEDFSLVITAVLIQQQVGGNLAEIIDTIRDTIIERVRLRREITTLTAQGRATGMVLAVIPIGMAIALYAISPTYIEPLLTTTIGRLAIGAAVVLEIIGFIIIYKIMDIKI from the coding sequence ATGATTTTACTCATATCACTTTTGTGCTCATTTCTTGTTTTCATCATGATATTTTTCTCTTCCATGCATCTTTTAAAGAAGACGACCAGAGTCAGTGACAGAGTGCGTTTCTATACCGGATATGCACCTGAAGAAGAGGAAAAACAGGAGAAAAATGAATTAAAGACGCGTCTCAGGAAGGCTTTTCGGAAGCGTCTAAGGGAAACGGCTCCTAAGAAAAATGCAATGAATCTGAACCTTTTGATGGACAGGGCAGGACTGCCTATCTTAGGTTCTGAATTCCTAATTATGTCTAATGGCGCCGCTGTTATTGGCTTCATCATAGGATTCCTCCTTTTTTCCAACGTTATTTCTGGATTAGTTCTTTCATTGATTGTACTTTCATGTGCATGGGGATATGTTCGTTATTTAGCAAGTAGAAACTCAAAAAAATTTACCGGCCAGCTTTCTGATTGTTTGACACTTCTTGCCAATGCGCTTCGCGCAGGATTTTCATTTCTGCAGGCGATGGAAATTCTTTCCCGTGAGATGCAGCCTCCCATGAGTACGGAATTTGCCAGAGTTCTTCGTGAAACAAACTTGGGTAAGCCTTTGGAACAGGCACTGCAGCAGATGGATGAAAGAGTCGATAATGAAGATTTTTCCCTCGTTATTACTGCTGTTTTGATTCAGCAGCAGGTCGGTGGAAACTTGGCCGAAATCATTGATACCATACGAGACACTATTATTGAACGTGTACGTCTTCGTCGTGAGATTACGACACTAACCGCACAGGGGCGGGCAACGGGAATGGTTCTCGCCGTAATTCCTATCGGGATGGCAATTGCGCTTTATGCAATATCTCCAACTTATATTGAACCGTTATTAACAACCACAATTGGACGATTGGCGATAGGCGCTGCCGTAGTCCTGGAAATTATCGGTTTTATCATTATTTATAAAATTATGGATATAAAGATTTAG
- a CDS encoding response regulator: MAYRTVLIEENKMMMERLTSVVRNLAGFEVSARYATAGDALGQMQAFNPDLILVDVDNEHNALLIPDLKKNIPDVVIICLARRWDSEAQAKLLHMGAKGYMVKPFTGEELLETVKNASRSSLSAYSRVVSFFSPKGKSGKSTLIANLGTVLAAKTNEPVAVIDADTQFGDMTVFFNLTPQSTIVEAVRDISFLSPVTLRTYFTNTGRNLQVLCGTSKPDMAETITIEGFTSLVKMSRSLYKYILIDIPSGFSDISATSCELSDKTIITAMVNGGYEVQHMKRALEIFKAWDHYQERLDLLFTRVNPFTEEQRNKLSEQMGYPVKYIIPNEYLLVSEAADNGRMAVTRDPDSQFSKAVENLADSIIAGQ, encoded by the coding sequence TTGGCTTACAGAACTGTCCTGATTGAAGAAAATAAAATGATGATGGAACGCCTTACCAGTGTCGTCCGTAATCTGGCTGGATTTGAAGTGAGCGCCAGATATGCAACAGCAGGTGATGCCCTGGGCCAGATGCAGGCCTTTAATCCGGACTTGATTCTGGTAGATGTCGATAATGAGCATAACGCGCTCCTTATTCCTGACTTAAAAAAGAATATTCCTGATGTTGTCATTATTTGTCTGGCACGCCGTTGGGATTCAGAGGCACAGGCTAAGCTGCTTCATATGGGTGCTAAAGGGTACATGGTGAAGCCTTTTACAGGCGAAGAACTTCTTGAAACCGTTAAAAATGCGAGCAGATCTTCACTAAGCGCATACTCTAGAGTGGTTTCTTTCTTCAGCCCTAAGGGGAAAAGTGGCAAATCTACATTGATAGCTAACCTGGGAACTGTATTGGCAGCAAAAACAAATGAGCCGGTGGCTGTTATTGATGCAGATACTCAGTTTGGTGATATGACTGTATTTTTCAACCTGACTCCGCAAAGTACGATTGTGGAAGCTGTAAGAGATATCTCCTTTCTCTCTCCTGTAACACTTAGGACGTATTTTACGAATACCGGAAGAAATCTGCAGGTTTTATGCGGAACTTCCAAGCCGGACATGGCGGAAACAATAACCATTGAAGGATTTACATCTCTTGTTAAAATGTCAAGGAGCTTGTATAAGTATATTTTAATTGATATTCCTTCAGGATTTTCGGATATTTCTGCCACTTCCTGCGAGCTTTCTGACAAGACGATTATTACGGCTATGGTCAATGGCGGCTATGAAGTGCAGCACATGAAGCGGGCACTGGAAATATTTAAAGCTTGGGATCATTATCAGGAACGTCTGGACCTTCTTTTTACGAGAGTTAATCCCTTTACAGAAGAACAGAGAAATAAACTATCCGAGCAAATGGGATATCCGGTCAAGTATATTATCCCTAATGAATACTTGCTTGTTTCTGAGGCTGCCGATAACGGCAGGATGGCAGTGACACGAGACCCTGACAGTCAGTTTTCTAAGGCGGTTGAAAATCTGGCCGATTCGATTATTGCAGGACAGTAA
- a CDS encoding AAA family ATPase produces the protein MPAGTKGTIFTVFSTAYAVGKTLIAVNIAAELARDGFKVCLADLDLQFGDIRYYLKLEPEMTIADAERAMQNNPNEVKMSNYLTPFHSGNIRFDVLVNPDLLEEAYNMDISLIRTMIERLQLEYDYVIVDTTSTFSALNLSMMDLSTIIDFVGLVDFIPTIKNMKRGSDTLKELGYDDTKIRYVLNRSNARTRIDVSDVEQILGKHFDYVLPNDFMTAQKSIQSGEPLVQKSRDTELAHEICRMVDKYAKPGTEEEQDKGSKGGFFSRLFS, from the coding sequence ATGCCAGCAGGCACGAAGGGAACGATATTTACAGTTTTCAGTACAGCTTATGCGGTAGGAAAAACATTAATTGCGGTAAATATTGCTGCCGAACTCGCCAGAGACGGATTTAAAGTCTGTTTAGCAGATTTAGATCTCCAGTTCGGAGATATCCGTTATTATCTGAAGCTTGAGCCGGAAATGACGATTGCCGATGCAGAAAGGGCCATGCAGAATAATCCTAACGAAGTAAAAATGTCGAACTATCTGACGCCATTCCATTCCGGAAATATCCGTTTCGACGTACTGGTCAATCCGGATCTTCTGGAAGAAGCCTATAATATGGATATTTCGCTTATTAGGACGATGATAGAACGTCTGCAGCTTGAATATGATTATGTTATCGTCGATACGACATCGACGTTTAGTGCTTTGAATTTATCAATGATGGATTTATCAACGATTATTGATTTCGTTGGTCTTGTTGATTTTATACCAACTATTAAGAATATGAAACGCGGCTCGGATACGTTGAAGGAACTCGGATATGATGACACCAAAATCCGTTATGTTTTGAACCGCAGCAATGCAAGAACAAGGATTGACGTAAGTGACGTGGAGCAAATCTTAGGGAAGCATTTCGACTATGTTCTCCCGAATGATTTTATGACGGCACAGAAATCCATCCAGTCCGGAGAGCCATTGGTTCAGAAATCGAGAGATACTGAACTGGCGCACGAAATCTGCCGGATGGTAGATAAATATGCAAAACCGGGAACAGAAGAAGAACAGGATAAAGGGTCTAAAGGCGGGTTCTTTAGCAGACTTTTTTCCTAA
- a CDS encoding pilus assembly protein N-terminal domain-containing protein yields the protein MISNLKRISILTAVAVMGACSWAFAATPVNVSLNSSKYMQAPKITRIAIGNPEIADVRMLSARDYLLIGKKAGSTSLIVWSANGVREEYSVYVSGDDQGMASAIQQAIGYPGITAQMMNGKVLLRGTVKNQYEHDTAIKIAQLYLGSGGGSTSSATSASGTNGSQGSATDENIIDLLEMSHPSQIRLEAQLIEINTDDEKNLGIQYWSPTLGNSSSGVTAGSSGLVYAGEDFSHPRGSFGWIGSHLSTIDASLQALVTNGKARILSRPSITTMSGKTANILIGGRIPIPTSAGDGEISIDWREYGIRLNIEPVVDGENKITSKVHAEVSTLDYGHAVVENNFSIPALASREADAVINVRSGATMAIGGLLNSEDSKTVSKIPLLGDLPIIGQFFRHTSKTRDNRELLILITPTLVSEDTEQPMSQQMKQGYEVSQRYARNRENVNLNQPVEQGTDKQERDLWGEKEVPVSTVVVEERKPEKPVEHLLQVKGENGETMLVPLSEEDYQKRKDDLQIVKVERDDGTEKQEPVQLQRKQVPEKKVSRPVKKADVSAKESSSEPDIRDRVRAIMNAYSSDRT from the coding sequence ATGATCAGTAACCTTAAGAGAATCAGTATCTTGACGGCGGTAGCCGTAATGGGAGCCTGCAGCTGGGCTTTTGCGGCAACACCTGTCAATGTATCACTGAATTCATCAAAATATATGCAGGCACCGAAGATTACCAGGATTGCCATCGGTAATCCTGAAATAGCGGATGTCCGGATGCTTTCTGCACGAGATTACCTCTTGATTGGCAAGAAGGCAGGGTCGACTTCGCTGATTGTCTGGTCAGCTAATGGTGTCCGCGAGGAATACAGTGTTTATGTATCCGGTGATGATCAGGGAATGGCAAGTGCTATTCAGCAGGCCATTGGATATCCTGGAATCACCGCGCAGATGATGAATGGCAAAGTGCTTCTTCGTGGTACCGTGAAAAATCAGTATGAACACGATACGGCCATCAAGATTGCCCAGCTTTACCTTGGGAGCGGCGGAGGCAGTACGTCTTCAGCAACGTCAGCATCTGGTACGAATGGTTCCCAGGGAAGCGCCACAGATGAAAATATCATCGATCTTCTTGAGATGTCTCATCCCAGCCAGATTCGCTTGGAAGCGCAGCTCATAGAAATCAATACAGACGATGAGAAGAATTTGGGAATCCAGTATTGGTCTCCAACATTAGGTAATTCATCATCGGGGGTTACGGCAGGATCTTCCGGGTTAGTATATGCAGGAGAGGACTTTAGTCATCCAAGAGGCAGCTTTGGCTGGATTGGAAGTCATTTATCAACTATTGATGCATCTTTGCAGGCGCTAGTAACAAACGGTAAGGCCAGAATTCTTTCAAGACCTTCTATTACGACGATGAGCGGAAAGACTGCAAATATCCTGATTGGCGGACGTATTCCGATTCCTACCTCAGCTGGAGACGGAGAAATTTCCATTGACTGGCGTGAATATGGTATTCGTCTTAATATTGAACCTGTTGTAGACGGTGAAAACAAGATTACATCCAAGGTTCATGCAGAAGTATCGACTCTGGACTACGGTCATGCAGTAGTAGAGAACAATTTCAGTATTCCTGCCCTTGCATCACGAGAAGCAGATGCCGTAATCAATGTCAGATCGGGAGCAACAATGGCAATCGGCGGCCTTCTTAATTCAGAAGATTCCAAGACAGTCAGCAAGATACCTCTTTTAGGGGATCTGCCAATCATTGGACAGTTCTTCCGCCATACAAGCAAAACAAGGGATAACCGGGAGCTTCTGATCCTGATTACTCCGACACTCGTATCTGAAGATACCGAACAGCCAATGTCTCAGCAAATGAAACAGGGATATGAAGTTTCACAAAGATATGCCAGAAACAGAGAGAATGTAAATCTGAATCAGCCGGTGGAACAGGGGACGGACAAGCAGGAAAGAGATCTATGGGGAGAGAAGGAAGTTCCAGTCAGCACAGTAGTTGTTGAAGAAAGGAAACCTGAAAAGCCTGTTGAACATCTTCTTCAAGTAAAAGGTGAAAATGGAGAAACGATGCTGGTTCCACTTTCTGAGGAAGATTACCAGAAGCGTAAAGATGATCTGCAGATAGTGAAAGTGGAAAGGGACGATGGCACAGAAAAGCAGGAGCCCGTCCAGCTCCAGCGCAAGCAGGTCCCAGAAAAGAAAGTTTCCAGACCGGTAAAGAAAGCGGACGTATCTGCAAAGGAAAGCAGCAGTGAACCGGATATCAGAGACAGGGTTCGCGCTATTATGAATGCATACTCATCAGATCGTACATAA